In Pseudoalteromonas marina, a genomic segment contains:
- the nadK gene encoding NAD(+) kinase, with translation MNSPFNTIGLIGKPNHPKAAATLQRLHTFLLALGFEVIVEKRTGGQLVDVPKENLVKLVDLGEQADLAIVVGGDGNMLGAARVLARFNIAVIGVNRGNLGFLTDLNPEGFEASLEHVLSGEYIEENRFLLEVEVYRHNELKSANLAVNEAVLHADKVAHMIEFEAFINSDFVFSQRSDGLIVSTPTGSTAYSLSGGGPILTPELNAISLVPMFPHTLSSRPLVVDADNEVRLKLSLDNTDSLQVSCDSHVVLAVLPGDEVVIKKADKKLRLIHPKNYSYYNVLRTKLNWGSRLY, from the coding sequence ATGAACTCTCCTTTCAATACTATTGGCCTTATTGGCAAACCAAACCACCCAAAAGCGGCTGCCACTTTGCAGCGTTTGCATACATTTCTACTGGCACTTGGTTTTGAAGTGATTGTTGAAAAGCGCACTGGCGGACAGTTAGTCGATGTACCCAAAGAAAACCTTGTTAAACTGGTTGATTTAGGAGAGCAAGCCGACCTTGCAATTGTGGTTGGCGGTGACGGAAATATGTTAGGAGCTGCGCGCGTGCTTGCTCGTTTTAACATTGCTGTAATTGGCGTTAACCGAGGTAACCTTGGTTTTTTAACCGACTTAAACCCTGAAGGTTTTGAAGCTAGCCTAGAGCATGTTTTAAGTGGTGAGTATATTGAAGAAAATCGCTTTTTATTGGAAGTAGAAGTTTATCGTCACAATGAACTAAAAAGTGCCAATTTAGCGGTAAACGAAGCCGTATTACATGCAGATAAAGTGGCTCATATGATTGAGTTTGAGGCATTTATAAATAGCGACTTTGTATTCTCTCAGCGCTCTGATGGGCTAATTGTATCTACGCCAACAGGATCAACTGCTTACTCACTTTCTGGTGGCGGTCCAATATTAACGCCTGAACTAAATGCAATATCTTTGGTGCCTATGTTTCCGCACACGTTATCAAGCAGGCCATTAGTGGTAGATGCCGATAACGAAGTGAGGCTAAAACTTAGTTTAGACAATACTGACAGCTTGCAAGTCAGCTGCGACAGCCACGTTGTGCTTGCCGTTTTACCTGGTGATGAAGTCGTCATTAAAAAAGCAGATAAAAAATTGCGGTTAATTCATCCAAAAAACTACTCTTACTACAACGTTTTACGTACGAAATTAAATT